taaagtaaatttgaaatataaacccgaagaaaaacaaagaaagcgaAGAGTCGCgacgttttgttttatttaaatagcATCACCCTGTCTCCTTTCCAAACCCAGGGTAGACACGAGTAACAGGATCTTATCAGAAAAAACCATGGAGTTTAGAGTTGATGCCATCGCTGATCTTAGACCAGGAAAAACGAATTGGATTATCCAAGCGAAGGTCTTGAATTCGTGGTANGATCGTAAGAATGAAACCCTCAAGTGTCGTGCCCTAGATGATTATGCTGCTTGCTTCATAAATGCTTGGGAAGCACTCGGGTGTCATCTTACTTTTACATCCGAACCTGTCTTTTGTATTTTGCGGTTCTGGAAGGTTGGAAGCTACGAAGGTATGTTCGATTTGATAGATCAGATAAGGAAACCAGCCTTGTGAAACCATATACaactaattttgtaaatgtTCTGAAGGTGCTCCTTGCCTCGTCAACACAACCGCCTCTTCGCTGTTCTATATAAAACCAGATTTCGAGGGAATGGAACATCACAAGGAGATGTAAGCTCTTTGTTTTCCTACTAAAATATCTAATTGTATTTGTTGCTACTGTCAAATACGTTAATACACTTTCTATATTTACCGCAGATCTGAAATCGCTGGACGTTACTATATAGAACATATAATGGAGCACGTAGGGGAGAATGCAGTACCTTGAGAATAAAGGAACTAGATGGGCGAAAGGGAGAACTCAGGGAGTTTagcatatttatttaaagaacCGGCACAGATCTATgcaatttattaacttttttttccccGGTGTGTTTGTACTTTTGAGTGAACCCAATGTTACGCTGATTATGGATAATATATGGTTatgttttgtcaacaaaatataaaatttagtactCCGCaatatatgtacgtacataacAATAGTTATCTACGATAAGTGAACATGTCAACACTATCCAACCATCGCATTATGTCCTCTCTAATGGACCATATAAAGCCCACAAACAGATATATTTCGCTTTAAAAAGCTTCTTATTCAAACAGAAAACCGTTTGCTTGAGATTTCTAAAAAGCCCACACGAGTAATAGGCCCATCTAGGGCAGCCGGGAacaatttctccaacaattatagttaaacaaaaatgtgggcttagaaattaaaaagggCCATCATAAACATGTTACAAAAAGCTATGTTGGCACTTAGGAAAAAAGAGTATTATCCTCACGCCAAGTAAAGATAACACGTCTATTGTCGCCCATGCACTACGTATTAGCTGGACATGTTGTACGGTTGTGGCCAACCTGTTGACACTGAGAACAAGCATGCTGTTTGCGGGGCCGCTTCGTCTCCAACGCAACCTCGACAAAAGACTTCCTCCTCGTCATCTTTGGCCTTCCTGGAGGATTCCTAACAAAAGGCGGTTTACATCTGGACGGTGTAATATCAGTAGGAACGATGCAGGATGTATCTATCGGCATTATCGCCTCCGCATACCCACTGCAGAGGCTGTCTCTGCGGAAGTATGGATGGTGCTGGTTTATAACTGATACGTTGGCCGTATATGCGGCTGCGATAGCATGTACGCATGGCATCCTCTCTAGATCAAAACGCCTACATGAACACCTCTTATACCTCAGATTGACAACATGCGTTGAGTTACCACCACTTACTTCAAATCGATCTTCATCAATTTCTTGAACCTTTAGACGCCTTGACTGTTCAATACGTGCCTATGAGTAAATCAAAGCGTAAGTTCatataaccaaaacaacaaaacatatccACTAACATTTTTCAGGCCTTTCGTTAACATATATATCGATGGATATGTTAATGAATGTCACACCTGTAACAGGTTCTCCACTCCTTTGGTGAGTAAAGTTGGCATTGCGGCAGCTTGTTTTCTCCTTGTAGCAAACCAACGTGTCAACATATTCCGAACAGCTTCTAGTAACTCTACAATGGGATAGGCTCTGGCAGGATTCAGTACTTTGTTTAGCGATTCTGCAATGTTGCTCGTGGTGAAGTTGTACCTATCACCAGGAAAGTGCGCCCTGCTCCACTTGGTTACATCTGCACGAACCAAGTAAGCATGCAGTTGCGGATTCGCTTCTTGAATTTGCTGGAAGATTTCTTCGAAATCAACTACACGGTACGCTGCAGCTGCTTTTTTTACCAGCCGGAATGTTTCGCTCCCACTAAATCTCAGGATAATATTCTTGTGAAGATGATAAGTGCAGATTCCTCGACTTGCCAGGGGGTACACTTTAGCGATAGCTTTACCAATAGATTTATGCCGGTCAGATATCAGTGcaagctcttcatcatcagGAATTACACTACTTAATTGAGTAAAGAACCATTCCCACGACACGTCGTTCTCTGTATCAACAACCGCATACGCCAgagggaaaatattaaaattcccaTCTTGTGTTGTCGCTATCAGAAGAGTCCCTTTGAATTCACCTTTCAAAAAGGTTccatctacaactacaactttCCGCATATACCTGAAACCCTTAATGCATCCAGCAATCGCAATGAAAACATACTTGAATCTGTCTTCTGCATCAACGACCAGTCTAGTAAGGGTCCCCGGATTAGAGGACCTCAGCCTGTATAAATATGCCGGTAATTCAGCGTATCCACTTTCAGGTGTACCCCTAACATACTCCCGCGCCTTTATAAGTGTACGATGTGCCTTCCAGTAGCCAAgctattatatgaaaatggtcAGTAAAAGACATCAGCACTAAACACTATCAACTagatcaaattatatatatgtgcagtGCAGGCCATAGAATCAACTAATTTCTGACAAACTCAACAAACTTAAGTTACGATCTGTTTGTACACCCTATAAACAAGTACACTCACAGAGCcaaccataaaacaaacatattaaagtaTTCCAGTAGCCAACCTGTACACCATATCGTAGGTTGAGCCCATCCCCAACAAGATTTGGCACAACAGAACTTCCCACACCACCAACATAATCCTTGTATAATTGAGCTAGGATTGGTGGTTTAGCATTACGGCTACGGCCATATCGTTCCGTAACAGAGCAAGTATGTTCACGACAATATCTGCGAATATGAAACACCGGCGAATCACCCATGGTTGAAGCCCGTATTCTCCATTTACAACCTTTTACCCAACACTCAACGATTAACAAAACGGGCGTTGAATATCGAACATTGTAATCATATTTATCTAATACACTCAGCACCCTCAACCTTGCCACCAACGTTTCTTTGCTATCAAACTTATCCCCCACAGCAATATCACCACCTCCGTTTTCTATTTTGCGAACCTCCTTCTCAATTGCATCAGCTGCAGAGTTAGTCTTGCGGGTACGGTTATTTGATTCTGTGTTACACACATTTTCCTCTATACAAGACCCACCCCCAGGTCCGTCGTCCAATGATTCCTCTGCTTCATCCGGGGCGAAGTTGGAGTACAGCAGATAGTCTTCATCCCCTGAACTTGCACCATCGCTGTCGTCACAGTAATCAAATCTACTGTTGTCCTCGTcatctgcttcatcttcatctagaTCATTTCCTACATTATCTTCACCGTCTTCCTTCCGACTCTCGTACTCATCATCTTTCTCTCCCATTTCCTCTGCCACGCCTACGAAATCATCTACAACGACTTCAGGGGTCTTGGGTGTTGGTTCTGGGGTTTTCGGTTTAACTTCCTCGAACAAGGTTTCACCAGATTTAGCTTCGATCTCAACGCATAGCCGGATGAGTTCACTCCTATGCTGTTTGAGAAAGTTTTGAAACTGCCGACCATTTGAAACAATCACCGGTGGCATATAACATCcgcttttttttatatctatctaaCATATAGCTCAACTTTATCGCGGAAGTTCTTTCACAGAAACCAAAGTCATCGTACACCATAGCAGTAAAGTCttcaaactttgtttctttatcgGCAACTATAATCCTGCACCCTTTCCTAGTATCAACATCAAACAACCAGCGCTTTTTGTCTACCCTCCACCTCCCACACGCCAATacgatatcttgctcttccatggatgaaccgagatcaaagattaaagaaactgagtaggaaaaagacgtttgctccggcagacaaacagaacacgattgatgaatctgctacaaactttattacatgaacaccatagaTCGGAAGAACAGTAAAGGTGTTTAGATCTTcttccaataagtctatcgcaacgctagactgtctttgccagctcaaacaaattcgtgttattctggtaagactttacagctgtcaatcttgcttactaaatctaccacggacaagaaGCCTACCACAACACtacgaaaactatttcaaaaaacaaacaaagtataccaaaaatatctgtaaggagagaaggctgtcgcataaatctgtcgcaacatgccattagtctaccataaatatcttcccaCCCTGTTACGTTTGCCGCTACACGCGCTTAAAACAaaagtctatcatcaaagggaaattcctctaccaacttaatctaacgAATCGATTTCATGTACgtccaccgataagtgtaccaatactacaactaagtgtaccatcaACAGTGACCTATAAGTGTACcaagactacaactaagtgtaccaaaaatatctgacgtacacctttaatcagtccacgtgtataaatctaccatcaaaggatcggtagacttagtcccaacttccaatgtttttttttttcctaatggCATTAGtcgtaattacgttttttctcaacactagtttcaggggtagtataggTACAAGGTGTTACTCTAGTcattacaaacaattgtatgttgcttttgtaataaggaagcttttatgcaatattctagtaactcaccctaaataaaattgagtggtggaatatgattaatgcataatttatttatttcagttataattttgttttaatgtgtgaattataaatatattgtgttaattgggtcttaaatattgtttaagcAATTagcattaaatgaaaataaaccaATAAGGATAGagtgaaaatgaatgaaaaattcaattttatatatatattaaagtaaattATTTATGTGGCTAACTCATTTTTACACATTGATTGTTTAAAAAGAAtatgaacatctaattctcaaataaacttgatttttttttgttaaaaccaatatctgtgaatttaaatttaactatgaaaatttaaaaaataaatttgaatagattagaaagataagaaatataaaagaaatattttatttttatataaataaaataaaaattgaaaaatgttaaatatataaaagggaaattacctagaatattacataaaagtagatttattactagactaacacgttgagattttCGACTTAttcaaataacacataaaagtttacaaattacTTTTATACCTGAGTCGtgtgttttattatgttttataccatttataattaaatttggttaaaaaaaaaaacttgagatttTATGCTTTTGATCTTGAGATCTGAAACACAACAAACTTGAATGATCGATTCGTGTTTTTTTGGATTCTCTTAAAATTTGGGTGGGCAAAAAACATCATATTGATTCCTTCTAATTTGATTCACTTTCTCTCGAGAACAAAGTTTTagatctagtttttattttgtctgaGTTATCGTCcgaccagcaacaacaaaaatgagCAATCTTTCACTCCCGTCAGCGCAGCGGTGGGTTTATGACAAGCAACGCGGCAGTGACGCATCCACGGTGGCTGGGACGTGTGTTGCAGAGCGGCGGTTCTCTGGAGTCGACTTGGAGGCGGACCCGTATACCAATTACCACGATTAACTGATATTGCTTGCTTTATAAACTCGGAATCTATGGCGGTTTCTAACGCCTTTGCTGTTACCACAAAGCTGGAATATTTGTTATCGAATCAACTtaacccatcatcatcatcttcttcttctccggcgcCGTTTGGTGTAATCGGGATTCATGATCTTCCCATGAACAATAATAGGAACAAGCGAGGTCTAATCCAGAGAGCCCGTTGCGAGATTTCCACTTCTAAATCAACCAGCGTCTCTGCTCTAGAACTGCTCAAGTCTTCTGCTATTGACCATacgttatctctctctctttaaatcccaaatttggagtttttttttttcttttctttggctgccaatttctaaattttgatgGGATTTGATAAGCTATTCAACATTTTGCCGCTTTGGAGGAGATTGAATTGTATACTTCTTTGAAGCTAAAAAGTGTCAGTTTTTACTGAACTCCGATTGTTTTCATAGTTTTCAGGATACACAAAGGAAAGAAGTAGTTCTCATTCAAGCTTTTTAGCAAGATTCTCAGGTAAGTAGTTCTTCTGTTCGATATATAGTCTCAGCCCAAGGTCATTCCTTTTTTCAATTCAACTTCACACTTTTGGGGTGTTCAAAAggcttgattttttttacttagggATTgacaaaattgatttttttcgaAGCGACTTTTGattgtatgatgatgatgatgatgattaggcTTTTTACAATGCATATTGCTTTGGCTTTAAggtatttgattgtttttgtttgcttttacaGTCAAGTATACATGGCTAAAGAGATCAAAACTGGTGAAATTGTGGCTCTCAAAAAGATTTGTATGGACGGTGATGTGTTATCTTGATTGGTTGGgttcgtaattttttttatgtagctCAATTTTGCATAAAGAGATATAATTTGGGAGAAATTTTGACCTAATCTCTGTTTCTTGAGTAATTTTAAGACCGCAAAGTAAGATCGTTTTATATCTGAAAATttgactctttgtttttttttttaactagacCTGTTTTGTGTAACCCTTccgtttaattttttctttgtttctgaaaCTTTTTTGGCAGGCAGAAAGAAGGCAAATCTGGGTGTCTCGTGTTCTTCTTTCCCTCAAATTCACCTCTTCAAAATCTCTACTCCACTGCGTGTTCGAAGATCCGTCGTCTCGAGCCGTAAAAGTGTGAACTTTTCCATCTCtcataaaatcaaacatatagCAAAAGGTGTGTCTTTTCTCAGTTTATGTCTTGTGATTTTGCAGATTCAGGAACTGGTTTAGCAAGCGAGGATTAGAAATTGTTGCTGGAACAATATGGTTATGACGCCAATGATGACTTTGGGTCTCAATCTAAGGtagattttcaatttttttcgatttggTTTCTGATAAATTGTTGAGAGGTGAAGCTTGAGTTCTTATTGCACATTGTAGAAGGCGAggaggaaagaagagaaaatgagTGGAAGGAACAGCCATCAAGTAGAAGAAGTTGTTGTAGTACAGACAAGAACAACTCATAGGTTACTTC
The sequence above is drawn from the Camelina sativa cultivar DH55 unplaced genomic scaffold, Cs unpScaffold00782, whole genome shotgun sequence genome and encodes:
- the LOC109131615 gene encoding uncharacterized protein LOC109131615, which translates into the protein MPPVIVSNGRQFQNFLKQHRSELIRLCVEIEAKSGETLFEEVKPKTPEPTPKTPEVVVDDFVGVAEEMGEKDDEYESRKEDGEDNVGNDLDEDEADDEDNSRFDYCDDSDGASSGDEDYLLYSNFAPDEAEESLDDGPGGGSCIEENVCNTESNNRTRKTNSAADAIEKEVRKIENGGGDIAVGDKFDSKETLVARLRVLSVLDKYDYNVRYSTPVLLIVECWVKGCKWRIRASTMGDSPVFHIRRYCREHTCSVTERYGRSRNAKPPILAQLYKDYVGGVGSSVVPNLVGDGLNLRYGVQLGYWKAHRTLIKAREYVRGTPESGYAELPAYLYRLRSSNPGTLTRLVVDAEDRFKYVFIAIAGCIKGFRYMRKVVVVDGTFLKGEFKGTLLIATTQDGNFNIFPLAYAVVDTENDVSWEWFFTQLSSVIPDDEELALISDRHKSIGKAIAKVYPLASRGICTYHLHKNIILRFSGSETFRLVKKAAAAYRVVDFEEIFQQIQEANPQLHAYLVRADVTKWSRAHFPGDRYNFTTSNIAESLNKVLNPARAYPIVELLEAVRNMLTRWFATRRKQAAAMPTLLTKGVENLLQARIEQSRRLKVQEIDEDRFEVSGGNSTHVVNLRYKRCSCRRFDLERMPCVHAIAAAYTANVSVINQHHPYFRRDSLCSGYAEAIMPIDTSCIVPTDITPSRCKPPFVRNPPGRPKMTRRKSFVEVALETKRPRKQHACSQCQQVGHNRTTCPANT